TTATAGCATTCACATACATTCCGGGAAAGATGTTTTTACAAATACCTGTTACGCTTGCATAAACCTTATAGGTTTTATCGTTGCTGATTGATTTCCCGGTTTGGTATATTACAGCTTCGTGCTGTTCTGTTTCGTTATTGATAAAGAAGCGTATTTTCTGACCTTCGGATACCTTATCGGCATCTTTTTCAAACAGGGTTAGTTCAAGAAAAAGCTTATCGCTGTTTATTATCTCAAATAAAACGTCAGATGGGGCAACAAACTTGCCGATATTTACATTTACAGTATTCACATACCCTGAAATGGGCGAAACTACAGCAACGGAACGGCTGATATCGTCTTCCTGCAAGTTTGACGGATTGATGCCGATAAGCGCAAGTTTCTGTTCCAATGCTTTCACCAGTGCTTTGAGACTTTTGTAATCAACTGTAACCTGTTGCAGGTTTTTTTGCGAATATACATCTTCCTTGTAAAGTTCGGTGTGCCTTATATATTCGGCTTCGGCGTATTCGAGCTTATTTTTTGCTTCCAGGTAATTTTGTTGAATGTCAACAAACTCCAGATTTTCGAGAATAGCCAGTGTTTGTCCTTTACTCACTGCATTGCCGGGCATTAGGGAGATGCTTTTTACAAATCCTCCCAATGGCATACATACTGTTGCGAGGTTTTGGGGCGCAACGGTAACAACCCCGCTCACTTTTAATTCTCCGCTCAGCGATCGCATTTCAATTGACCCTGTTTCGATATTGGCAAATTTAATCTGGTCATCCCTTAACTCGACAATATCATCGGGGAGTATTTCTACTTCTTTGTTTTCGGCTCCGTTATTTTCACCTCCGTTGCATGATACTAATACTATAAAGAAGGTTGAAATAATGGTGGTTGATATGAAACTATATTTTGTCATAATAATACTGGTTTAGAAGATTTTACCTGTAATAAATTCAATGTTAATGATGGTTTGGTTATAGCTGTTCAACGCATCGAGATAATTTTGTTTTATGTCCAAAGCCCTGTTAAGGTTCAATACGTAATCGAGGTAATCCATTGCTCCGGCCTTATAAATTCGGGTGGCTTGATCGATTATCAGATCGGCTTCAGGAACAGCCTGCTTTTCGTAATACTCCACGCTGTTGTTGTATTTAGCGTATTCACCCATTAACGAACGGTAATCGCCAGAAAGCGACTGACAGTAATAATTGGCGTTTGTTTGTGCAACCTGTTCTTTCAGCGCAGCTGCTTTTGTTTTAGATGTAAAAGGAACAAACCACAGTGGAATAGCAATTCCTGCCTGAAAGCCCGTGAATCGGTCGCCTGCACCAAATATGCGGGGTATTCCATTCACCTCCTGGATACCCTGCATGGTTTGGCTGAAATAACCGATGCTGAAATCGGGCATCATGCGGCTCCGCTCCAGTTTCTTTTCAAAGCGTGATATTTCAACCTGTTGTTGCACGTATCCTACCGAAGGATTACCGGCTATTGCCGTACTATCTTCATTCAGGGAAAAATCGACACGATGCAGCACGGTATCGGCAGGGCATATAGCAGATTCAGTATTTAAAAGCGTTTGCAGCTTCTGGTTATAAATGACCAGATCGGCTCTTACCTGTTGCAACTGGTTTTTAACTTCGAGGCTTTGCGACCGGGCGGTAATCATTTCCAGTCGGTTTGTTTCGCCTGTTAATGCCCTTAATTCGGCGGCCCTGAGAAAGCCTGAATATAAACTATCCTGGTAGGTAAACAGCTTTTGTTTTGAATAAAGGTAAGCCAGTTGCCAGTATACTTGCTTTACCTGGGTGGCAATTTCGAGTTGTGATGCCTTCAATTGCCATTCGCTGCTTTTCACATTCGCATTGGTGAGTTTGTGCTGGTTTATATAAGCCGTAGGGAAAGCAAACGACTGTGAAACGGTAAAGCTATTGTCTTTGGTGTATGAATTAAACTGCCCGTACTGGCCGTCGATCACCGTTTTAGGGATGTCCCACGATGAGCCTTTCAGGGCTTTCTGAACATCAACCGAATAAGCCGAAGAACGCACGGTCAGGTTACTGTCCAACGCCATCTGAACCGCTTGCTGCAAATTGATGGTTTTTGTTGGCTGTGCCTTTGTTGTATTGAAAAACGAAGAACCGGCAAGCAGAAACAATAGCAGGGCCAATTTTTTTAAAGGTTTCCGTTTGAAAGAAAACCTGAATTTACGTGAAGAAAAGATAATATAAAAGACAGGAAGAATAACTAAGGTTAAAAATGTAGCCGTTATAAGTCCGCCGATTACCACCGTTGCCAGCGGTTTTTGAACCTCGGCACCGGCAGAGGTTGACAATGCCATAGGAAGGAAACCTAGCGAAGCCACGGCAGCAGTCATGATTACAGGGCGTAAACGTATGTGTAAGCCCTTCAAAACCCGTTCTGTAATGTCGGTGATACCGTCTTTTTCGAGGCGGTTAAATTCGGCGATCAGCACGATACCATTTAACACTGCCACACCAAACAAAGCAATAAAGCCCACACCTGCCGAAATAGAAAAATTCATGCCCCGAAACCACAATGCAAACACACCGCCAATAGCCGACATGGGCACTGCTGTGAAGATTAACAGGGTTTGTTTTATCGAATGGAATGTGAAATACAGCAACACAAAAATCAAAAGTAAAGCCACCGGGACTGCAACAGATAACCTGGCTTTGGCAGCTTCAAGGTTTTGAAACTGACCGCCATACGTGAAATAGTAACCAGTTGGCAGTTGTATTTCTGTATCAATATTTTTTGTTACCTCCGCAATCACACTTTGAACATCGCGGTTACGGACGTTAAAACCAATGGTTATGCGGCGTTTGGTGTTTTCCCGTGAAACCTGGGCGGGGCCCGATTTTATTTCGATGTCGGCAATCTGTTCAAAAGGTATCTGCCCTCCATTGGGAAGGGCTACCGAAAGGTTTTTCACATCGTCGAGGCTTTGTCGGTAATCCTTATCTAAACGTACAACAAGCCCGAAACGCTTTTCTTCGTCAAACACAACTCCTGCCTGGCTGCCGGCAAAGGCAGTTCGCAGCACCCGGTTCACCTCACCAACCGAAAGGCCATATTGAGCCAGGCGGTCGCGGTCGTAATCCACTTGCACTTGCGCCAGTCCGGTAACTTTTTCCACGTTAATATCTTCAACGCCTTCAATATTCTGAATGATTTTTTCAACCTCAGCAGCCTTTTCAGCCAGGGTGTTCAGGTCGTCGCCGAATATTTTTACCGCGATGTCCTGCTTTGAACCGGACATAAATTCGTTAAACCGCATTTGAATAGGTTGCTGGAACTCGAATTTGACACCTGCAAGTAACACTAGTTTTTCTTCCATCTTCTCAACAAGCTCTTCGCGGGTTTTAGCGGTCGTCCACTCACTCTTGTCTTTGAGGGTAATTATATAATCGCCTGTTTCCATTGGCGTAGGGTCGGTAGGGATTTCGCCGGCACCGATTTTACAAACGGTATGCTTAATTTCAGGGAAATTGTCGAGCAGAATTTTATTGGCTTTTTCGACCATTTCGACTGTATGGCTGAGCGAGCCGCCCTGCAGGGTTATAACGCCTGCTGCAAGGTCCCCTTCCTCGAGCTGGGGTATGAATTCCCCGCCCAGGCGGGTAAATAGGAATAGGCTGAAAATGAACAAAAGAATGGCCGACACTGAAACAAGCAATTTCCGCCGGAGTGCAAAAGCAATTACAGGATTAAAGGCTTTCTGGAACCAATCCATTAGCCTGTCGGAAAAATTGGGTTTGCGTTCGGTCCTTTTGCTCAGGAACAAAGCCGAAGCCATCGGTACATAAGTAAGGGAAAGAATGGCAGCGCCCAGCAAGGCAAACGTTACCACCTGCGCCATCGGCCGGAACATTTTACCCTCTATTCCCACCAATGCCATAATGGGTAGATAAACAATCAGGATGATGATTTGCCCGAAAGTGGCCGAACTCATCATGCGTTTGGCCGACTCAAACACATTTTCGTCCATTTGCTGTTGCGAAAGCCTATTAATGCCCTGATGGTGGTGCTTGCTCATAAATAATCGATGGACCGCGCTTTCGACTATAATAACCGCCCCGTCTACGATAAGTCCGAAGTCGATGGCTCCCAGGCTCATCAGGTTTCCGGATACGCCGAAGAGGTTCATGAGCGACAGGGCAAAAAGCATTGAAAGAGGTATTACCGAAGCCACAATAAGCCCTGCACGAAGGTTGCCCAGCAGCAACACGAGAATGAAAACGACGATCAATGCTCCTTCGATCAGATTTTTAGAGACAGTGCCAATGGCACGTCCCACGAGGTCTGAACGATTCAGGAAAGGTTCAATTTTAACTCCTTTAGGCAACGACTTTTGAATGGAAAGAATGCGTGTCTCAACATCATCTATTACTTCATGGCCATTTGCACCTTTCAGCATCATGACGACACCACCGACTGCTTCGGAAGTGTCAACAACGAATGCCCCGTATCGGGTTGCACTGCCATATTGAACCGTTGCCACATCCCTGATCAATACCGGGATGCCCGAGGAATTGTTCTTTACTACAATCTTCTCGATGTCCTCCAGGGTTTTAACAAGTCCAATACCGCGAATGAAATAAGCAGTCGGTTTCTTGTCAATATATGCGCTTCCGGTGTTTTCGTTGTTTTTTTCGAGCGCATCAAAAATATCGGTAAGTGTCAGGTTCATTCCCCTGAGCCTTTCGGGGTTTACGGCAATTTCGTATTGTTTCACGAAGCCACCATAACTATTAATGTCCGCCACGCCGGGAGTGCCAAGCATTTCACGGCGTACAACCCAGTCCTGGATCGTGCGCAGGTCCATTGTGGTGTATTTTTTCTCAAATCCCTTATCAACAGCAAGACGATATTGGTAAATTTCTCCCAATCCGGAAGAAATTGGTGCAAGCTCTATTTTTGCAAGTCCGGCAGGGATTACATCCTCGGCTTCTTTGAGGCGCTCGCTCAACTGTTGCCTTGCCCAGTAAACATCAACGTCGTCTTTAAATACAACGGTTATGACCGACAACCCTAACCGGGAAATAGAGCGTAGCTCAATAATATCCGGGATATTGGCTATGGCTACTTCTATGGGTGCAGTAATGAAGCTTTCGACTTCCTGCACTGCGAGCGATGGTGCGAGTACGATCACCTGTACCTGGTTGTTGGTGATGTCGGGGATGGCGTCAATGGGCAAACGGGTTAATGAATAAGTTCCCCAGCCGATCAAGGCCAATACAAATAGACCAACAATAAATTTATTCTTAATCGAAAAATGAATGATGCGTTCTATCATAAAATAATGCTATAAAAAAGTTAATATATGCATTTACAGGTTTCCGGGTGCCGGTAACCATAAATGAAAATAACATAAAAAGTGCTGTATCAGCTTATTTTAGGCGGTTGCCAGATTCTGGTAAAAAGGGAAGAAACGTAAGATACTGAATTGTCAATTACCCATTTTTGCGGAATTGGGGAGTAATTGAATTGAATAATATTATATTGATACAAGACCGGTGAAGTACAGCAATCGCATGAACAAAAAGGCGAGCAGTGGTCAAAGCCATCATGATGGCAGTCAGCTGTGCTTTGGGATAGTTCAGTTTTCTGCAATTTATTATCCTTTGGAGCATCAACACATGGAATGATAGTGAGAAACAAAATGTAAAGGGATAATATGGAAGCAAATAATTTCATAAATCAGGCTGCAAATATAAACGATAATGCATCCGACATATATACTAATCCTTAAAATCTTTCAAGTCAGCATAGCCTGTGTGCGGTTAAAAACACCGGCCGGCATTTGCGCTTTATTAGGGTGCGTAAAAAATTAGAGAACGGTTATTCCTAACTTCCGGCCTAGGCCTTCTTCAAATATTTTAAAAAGCGTTGACAATTGAATGTCAATTTTCCCATTTTCAATACGAG
The window above is part of the Bacteroidales bacterium genome. Proteins encoded here:
- a CDS encoding efflux RND transporter periplasmic adaptor subunit, whose protein sequence is MTKYSFISTTIISTFFIVLVSCNGGENNGAENKEVEILPDDIVELRDDQIKFANIETGSIEMRSLSGELKVSGVVTVAPQNLATVCMPLGGFVKSISLMPGNAVSKGQTLAILENLEFVDIQQNYLEAKNKLEYAEAEYIRHTELYKEDVYSQKNLQQVTVDYKSLKALVKALEQKLALIGINPSNLQEDDISRSVAVVSPISGYVNTVNVNIGKFVAPSDVLFEIINSDKLFLELTLFEKDADKVSEGQKIRFFINNETEQHEAVIYQTGKSISNDKTYKVYASVTGICKNIFPGMYVNAIIEASSNEVTTLPSEAIVNFDDKDYIFIFDKNKEENEKQFTEYRMIEVHKGVTDGGYTEVVLPDGFDIKTSKVVIKGAYNLLSAKKNAGEMSC
- a CDS encoding CusA/CzcA family heavy metal efflux RND transporter translates to MIERIIHFSIKNKFIVGLFVLALIGWGTYSLTRLPIDAIPDITNNQVQVIVLAPSLAVQEVESFITAPIEVAIANIPDIIELRSISRLGLSVITVVFKDDVDVYWARQQLSERLKEAEDVIPAGLAKIELAPISSGLGEIYQYRLAVDKGFEKKYTTMDLRTIQDWVVRREMLGTPGVADINSYGGFVKQYEIAVNPERLRGMNLTLTDIFDALEKNNENTGSAYIDKKPTAYFIRGIGLVKTLEDIEKIVVKNNSSGIPVLIRDVATVQYGSATRYGAFVVDTSEAVGGVVMMLKGANGHEVIDDVETRILSIQKSLPKGVKIEPFLNRSDLVGRAIGTVSKNLIEGALIVVFILVLLLGNLRAGLIVASVIPLSMLFALSLMNLFGVSGNLMSLGAIDFGLIVDGAVIIVESAVHRLFMSKHHHQGINRLSQQQMDENVFESAKRMMSSATFGQIIILIVYLPIMALVGIEGKMFRPMAQVVTFALLGAAILSLTYVPMASALFLSKRTERKPNFSDRLMDWFQKAFNPVIAFALRRKLLVSVSAILLFIFSLFLFTRLGGEFIPQLEEGDLAAGVITLQGGSLSHTVEMVEKANKILLDNFPEIKHTVCKIGAGEIPTDPTPMETGDYIITLKDKSEWTTAKTREELVEKMEEKLVLLAGVKFEFQQPIQMRFNEFMSGSKQDIAVKIFGDDLNTLAEKAAEVEKIIQNIEGVEDINVEKVTGLAQVQVDYDRDRLAQYGLSVGEVNRVLRTAFAGSQAGVVFDEEKRFGLVVRLDKDYRQSLDDVKNLSVALPNGGQIPFEQIADIEIKSGPAQVSRENTKRRITIGFNVRNRDVQSVIAEVTKNIDTEIQLPTGYYFTYGGQFQNLEAAKARLSVAVPVALLLIFVLLYFTFHSIKQTLLIFTAVPMSAIGGVFALWFRGMNFSISAGVGFIALFGVAVLNGIVLIAEFNRLEKDGITDITERVLKGLHIRLRPVIMTAAVASLGFLPMALSTSAGAEVQKPLATVVIGGLITATFLTLVILPVFYIIFSSRKFRFSFKRKPLKKLALLLFLLAGSSFFNTTKAQPTKTINLQQAVQMALDSNLTVRSSAYSVDVQKALKGSSWDIPKTVIDGQYGQFNSYTKDNSFTVSQSFAFPTAYINQHKLTNANVKSSEWQLKASQLEIATQVKQVYWQLAYLYSKQKLFTYQDSLYSGFLRAAELRALTGETNRLEMITARSQSLEVKNQLQQVRADLVIYNQKLQTLLNTESAICPADTVLHRVDFSLNEDSTAIAGNPSVGYVQQQVEISRFEKKLERSRMMPDFSIGYFSQTMQGIQEVNGIPRIFGAGDRFTGFQAGIAIPLWFVPFTSKTKAAALKEQVAQTNANYYCQSLSGDYRSLMGEYAKYNNSVEYYEKQAVPEADLIIDQATRIYKAGAMDYLDYVLNLNRALDIKQNYLDALNSYNQTIINIEFITGKIF